The genomic segment ATCTTTATTTGCACTATACAGGCCAAAGTGAGTCATGTCAGCAGCTATTTTCACAATTACAGAAAACAGCATTACTGGAAATATTAATGGATGATGTGATAGTTCTGGGTTGTTCAAAAATGGCATTATAAACAACACGCCAACATACATTAGGCCTGATAAGACTGCGCTGCCCAGAACTGCTTTCGTCATTAGCTGTCGAAATTTCGTGCGCCACGCGGCTTTAGATTCTGAGAAGGCATCAACGAGCGTGGGGAGCGACACCTGGACTACGGCGACGCCTATGAGTACTAAAAGCGCATTCGCCATAGTCCAGAAGAAGGTATAAACGCCCGCTGCAGCAAGTCCTAGTTTCGCCGCGAGGAAAAAGCGGTCAAAATAGGAATATACGACCAAGCCCAAGTCACTCAGGTAGATCAAGCCTGATGTCTGGACGGTTTTTTTTATCCACTGGAAATCGATTGGCCGTTTCAAAGTGGAGCGCCAAGGCCAATCTCGTGTGAAAAGCCATACCATTGCAAAATTTATCAATAGAGCGGCTAGCCAGAAATTCAAAAGAACGTCAAGCGTTCTGAATTCCGGATAAAAATAGCTTAATCCTATAAATGGGAAAACCCAAGACGCCGATCGAATTACAACGAGAACATTTGCCAGTAATGGTTTTCTTAAATTGACAAGCATTATGTGCATGTCAAAGCTTATTACCTCTAAAAATATCACCAAACTGGCAATATATAAATTTCCTAGAGCGCTTATTTCATGAAAAAAATTAAAAATTAACGCTCCAACAAATGTTAATATAAGTAGAGATGATATAATAAGAAATTTATCTCTAATATGTGCAAAAGCATCAGATATTTCAGATTTAATGACTTCTCGACCTAAGAAATAATTCATTCCAAAGCCGTATAGAGCGGGTAAAATGCCTGCGACACCAACAATCAGGCCAAACTGGCCCGTTTGAGTGGTCCCTAGATATTTGATCAGGAAGAAGGAAAGTGCAAATCTCCCGACCAGACCGAAGCCGCGCAGACCCATATTGGTGAGAGGGGTCAGTAGTGATTTCAACATAAGCTTTATTTGCTTTATCGGGGTTGGCGGTCGGTCGGGCGTTCGGTGAGGATTCAGGCTTTACGGGACATACCGAAGGCATCCATCATATGGGTCACCATGGTGTCGATGCGGAAGGCCGATTGCGCGTAGGCGATGGCGCGTTCGGACATTTTTTTCCTCAGCGGGGCGTCGGTCAGTTTCAGCAGGGCGTCGGCCAGAGCCTGAGGGTCTTCGAAGGGCACGATGAAGCCGGTTTCGCCGTTCTGAATCTGATCGCTCGCGCCGCCTGCGGGCGTGCGCACTGGCACCAGACCGGACGACATCGCTTCCAGCACGCTTATGGGGAAGCCTTCGATGCGGCTGGGCAGGACGAAGACGTCGGACGCCCACAGGGTTTCGCGCACATCGCTCATAAACCCCAGGAAGCGGAAGGAATCGTGATCTTCCGCGCTTTTGTGCGCCATGCTGATGATTTCCTGTTCGCGCTCCTTGCCGCCGCTGCCGACCAGCAGGCATTTGAGCGACAGTTCCGGGTGGCTGACGCGCAGACGGCGCACGGCGTCGACCAGCAGGTCCTGACCTTTGACCCAGGCGAGGCGGGCGGTCAGCACGCAGACGAAATCGTCGTCTTTCAGATTGTATTTTTTGCGGGCGGCGGCGCGTTGTTCCGGTGTCGCCGGCGCGAAGTGGCTCAGGTCCGTACCGGCCATGATCTTGATGACCCGGTCCTTGAACAGCAGGTTATGGCTGCGGATATAGGCCAGAGACTCTTCGGACATAACGACCAAATAGTCCGGGAAGAACAGGTTGAGATAAATTTGCTGACCGGCGTTGAACTTTTGTTGCGACTCCTTGAGCACCGTGTTCAGGTCGCCCAATACCGACGGGTGATAGGTGGCGACGACGCGTGCGCCGGTCATCAGGGACAGGAGGCGACCGCACAGCAACATGCCAAGGCCGTGGACATTGACGGTGCGGATGTTCTCGCGGCGGATAATCTCGGCAATCTGCTTCAGATGAGCGGGTTTGGGCCATTTGGTCAGGCCCGGAATGACCACCAGGCTTTCCACCGAATTTTCCAGCGCCTTGCGCTTGCCTTCAGACGTTTCGTTCGACCGGATCAGACCCGTGACAAAGTGCACCTTTACGCCGTTGTCCTTCAGACCGGCCGCCAGAGTCTGACAATAGCTGGCGATCCCATCATTGCAGTTGATGACCTCTGAAAGGAACAGAACGGAATTCGAGGGGGTGGCGTTCGGCATGGGTCGGTCCCGGATGAATGAATTAAAAAACGTCTGCGTCAAAAGGCTGGCCCGTTAGCGGAAGTCCGCCAGCGGATCGGAATTAGGTTTTTGTGGCACTTAACCCTGCGGTCGTCGGGGCTCCAGTGGCGGGCGGGGCCGCAGGGGAAGTTGAGGGCGCTGGCGTAATGGGGCGGAATTGGCGAGTTCGGGCGTGGAAGGGGCCTTTTCCTGTAAGCGACGGTAGCCGTAGAAACTGCCAGCGAGAATTGCGAATAAGGGTGCCCCATAACATCCTACAAAGATGCCATAAAGGCAAAGGCAAGCAAAAAAGAACTTATCACGGTCCGGTAGTATCCGGATTTTTGAAATCATCTGCCAATAGACCAGCATGGCGAAGGGGACGCCGAACATCATGGCCGTACCGAGCAGAAAATTATCGTACGAGATGAAGGAATCTCTCATGGCGCTGTAGCCTATGGGATAATCCACCATGCCCAGCCCCATGCCGGTCAGGAAGGAGATGGGGCTGATGTTCCACATCAGTTCCAGCGGGGCCAGCCATGTCCGGGTGGCGCGGTCGTACCAACTATTCAGATAGGCTATGTCGGGCGCGCTGGTGATCAGTGTCACGGAGACTAGTGGAATGATGATGACTAACGCCAACAACACATTCGCACCATATTTCGTAACTGCTAACTGCACAGGTTTGCGCATAAAGAGGATAATGAAGTCCTTCGCCGCGAGAACTACGGCGCAAATTAACGCGGTCTTACTCGTGGTCAGGTAAATAGCGTAGATCGTTACGCCGTACATGAGCAGGTTGATCAGTCGATTGCTGCCGGGACGATTGAAGATCAGGTGGTGCATGCCCAGCATGGCGAAGGCGGTAGCAGTATTTTCGAAAGAAAGCCCGGCGATGCGTTCCTGACCGCCTGCCCACCATTGTTTAGACGCCACCCGGGCTTGTCCCATCACTTCGAAAGAGAAGTTCTTCCATGGAAATTCCATGAACTGATCAAAATAGATGGCGGCAGCCTGCGCGCCGTAGGCGATCAGCAGGATGATCCAGTATTTGCTCAGATTTCTTACGGAGTTCGAATAGAAATAACCGAACAAGAAAATGGACACCATTTTGAACGCCACGGTGACGGACACCACGCTACGGGTATTTATGTAGCCGATAGCGACACCCATCAGTAACAGACCCGCAAAGGCAAAACAGGCGCGTTTGTCGAACTGAGTTGTGCGCGTGAAGATGCCCATAAAGATGGCGATGAACACCATCAGCACCGCCAGAAGGTCGGGTAGGTTATAGAGGGCGGAGGCACCCACGCTAACCAGATAATACCGTATCGCCCCTGAATTCGAGTACTGCAACAGGACGAGCAGCGCCACAAAGGTTCCGATTGTTTCTAATCTGAGGCCGATCTTTGACATTAAACTATTCTGCTGGATGAAATGCGTTGATTGAAAAAGGGGGCAGGCCGTTAGCTATACTATTCGATCACTGTGAAAATAACATGGCCAGGCAGAAGCGTAAAGGAAACCCTGAAGGCGCATCAGGGACGGCACCGTTTAACCGGCTGATATGTAAAAAATTTTCGCCATGGGGCAATGCCATCAACTCACCTTCCGGCTCAGATTGACGAAAACCTCTTCGACATATTTGTAGGTCAGGACGGAGATAGGGATGGTAATTGCGAACACGGCGGGCAGGACGAGTGGCCCCGTTACACCGAAGGCGTGCAGCACGGTGATGACCGGTGAGTGCACCAGATAGAGCGAGAAACTGATCATGCCGAGATAGGCCAGAATGCGGCTTTCGAACCGCAGCCAATAGGCCAGAGCAAAAGTGGCTATACCTACGGCCCAGGTGATGATCACGCCTTGGAAGGTAAAGGCGTCGTCGCGTGCGGCCGGTATGAGTTCGAAGCCGACATAGAAGGCGCTCAGGAGCGTCGCGCCATAGGCGGCCAAGGTCGTGAAGAAGAAGCGCCTGGATACGACACCGTCGTTATAGCGCAGCCACAGAAGGCCCATAAAGCAGGCGGCGATCATGCAGAAGCGGCCGAAAGGGAAACGGATGTTCAGCGCCATGGACAGCACTTCCAGCGCGATTATACCGGCCATTGGCGCGTAGAAGACCAGAAAATGGTTGCGGTTGATTTTCAGAAAAAAGATCGTCGCGAATAGCGAGTACCACAGCAGTTCGATGAACAGGGTCCACGAACCGCCGACATAGTTGGGGAAACCGATCCAGCTTTGCACGAAAACCAGATGCGGCAGAAGGATAAGCGGTTCCGGCGCCGGCTTGTGCTGAAACACGATCGAAATGACGATGGTCACCGCCATGATGAAGAAATACAGCGGATAGATGCGGAAGATGCGGCGGACCCAGAAGCGCTTCATGTTTCCAGCCGATTCCAGACTCTTCGGGATGATATAGCCGCTGATCAGGAAGAAGAGCACGACGCCCATCTGACCAAAGCTAAAAACGGAGTGGCTGAAATCTGTGGTCTTGAGACCGAACAGGCCAGCGGCTTCGCCCGCGTGTTGCAACATGACCGCGATGGCGGCCAAGGCGCGACAGACGTCGAGAAAGGCGTATCGGTTGTGACTGGCGGGGGAGGTCATGCGGGGAAACGGCCTCAGACGCGCTCGGATGGAAGGGGATCGGCGGTGGATAGGGTGCGGGCGTCAGGCGTGGCGTTCTGCTTGATGACACGTGCAGGCACGCCTACGGCAACGGAATTCGCCGGGATGTCGCGATTGACGACGGCATTGGCGCCGACCATCGACCCGGCGCCGACCGTCAGTTCCCCGATGACCTTGACGCCGGGGCTGAGATAAACGCCGTCTTCTATGCGCGGCGACGTGTGGCTGCCCGGACGGCCGCGACCGATGGTCACCTGATGCATGATGCCGACATTGCGCCCGATCACCACATCCGCCCCGATGACAATTCCGGTCGGATGCGGTGTGAACAAGCCGCCGCCGATGGTCAGGCGGCGGGCGAAGTCGCAGGCGAAGAAGCGGTTGGTCCAGTAAAGCAGGATCAGAGACAGGAGCGCACCTACGACCGGCACGCGCCCGGCGGCCTCGACCAGCCGCAGCAGGAAGGTCAACTGGAAGCCGCCTTCGAACAGCAGCAGTCTGACCAGCATGGCCGGGGACGCCTTCTTCTTCCAGGCGATTTCCCACATGGCCAGATCGGCCTTGACCTTAGCGGCGAAGCGATCATCGGGGGCTCTGACGGTCATTCGGCGATCCTGTCCTTGGGCAACGTCCCCTGCAACAAGTCCCCCCGGTACAGACGGTCGAGCAGCATCTGCGCGCTCTGCCGCCAGCTATAATAGTCGGCGCGCTTCGGTCCCGCCTGGCTCAGGGCTGCCGCCGTCTGCGGCTCGGCCAGAATGCACTGCATGGCGGCGGTCAGAGCGTTCGGATCGGCCGGCGAGAAGAACAGGGCCGCATCGGCGCAGACTTCGCGGCACGGCGCAATATCGGAGGCCAGAACGGGGCAGCCGTGCACCATGGCTTCCAGAGGCGGAATGCCGAAGCCTTCGTAGAGGCTGGGGAATACGAACGCCTTGGCCTGACGATAGAGCCCGGCGATCTCGCCGTCGGTGAGGCGGCCGGTGAACAGTACATTTTCGCCACCCGCCAGGTCGCCATCGCCGAAGACCTTGGCTTTCGCGGCGCCGACGACGACGAATTTCATCACCGGATCAGCGAGTTGTTCGAAGGCTTTAAGCGCGGTTTTCAGATTTTTGTGAGGCGCGGGGGAACCGACAAAGAGGAAATATCCCCCGCGCTCAAGGCCGAGGCGCGCGGTTATGGCGTCGTCGGAAATGACGCGGCGGATATGATCGGCTCCGTTGGGAATAACGGTGAGACGATCGGTATCGATATTTAAAACGTCGCTTAATTCGCGACGGGAAAATTCGGACACGGTCGCCAGCCGCGAGCGGCGCGACAGGAGGCGACCCAGGGTCTGGTGCAGACGGCGGTAATTGGCCGAAAACAGTTCCGGCTTGCGATAGATGATGGCGTCGTGGATCACTGTCAGCGAACGCGGGTGCAAAACAGGGCCACTGTTGCACAGATTGACAAGCGCGCCGCGTCGCGCTGCCGTCGGCAACCAGCTCTGTTCCCACGCATGGCCGCCGAGCGCGCCGCCCGTGACGAGCTGGATAGCCTTGAGATCGAGATGGCCGGCATCGGCGCCTTTCGGCGCCAGAAGCTGACAGGCCGGCGCATCCGGACCGGCGGCGGCCAGCAGGGCATCGAGCGCCCGGACCACTTCGGTGGCGTAGCGCTGCACGCCGGTCAGGTCCTGAGTCAGGAATCTACCATTGATATAGAGCTTGCCCGCCTTGGCGGAAGGCATGGGGGGCAGGATCGTGGGGGCGTGGGGCACGGGGGCAGGCTTGGCCGGTTTGACGCCGGTCAGGGCTTCTTCGAACACATTCACGGTTTGCTGAATGATGACGTCATTATTGAAATGGGTCAGCACGTGCTGGCGCGCGTTATCGATCAGCCGGCGACGCAGGGCCTGATCCGTGCGCAGGCGGGTAATGGCTTCGCTCAGTTGCGCGTCGTTACCGGGTTCGATCAGCAGCGCCGTTTCCTCGTCGATGGCGATGTCGGTGACGCCGGTCTTCAGATCCGAGGCGATAACGGGCACCCCCATCAGCATGGCTTCGAGTTGCGAAATGCCGAAGGTCTCGGTGACTTCGGTGGACGGAAAGACGAAGACGCCGATCGAACGGTAAAAAGCGAGCTTGTCGTCGAAGGAGGTGATATCGCCGAGAAACTCGATGCGGTCCTGTATCGACAACTCATTGACCAGCGCTTCGCCCTCGACACGATAGGGACCGTCGCCGCCTATGCGCGCGGGAACGCCGGGCAGGCGCGACAGGGCTTTCAGCAGGACCGACAAACCCTTGTAGCGCGCATGACGACTGAGGAAGCCGACAGGCTTGGACGTGGCATCGCTGTCCCGTATGGGGGCCGGATCGACGAAGCGTTCGACATTCACACCCAACGGTATGACTTTGTATTGCGGCCCCTTGGGCAGGTCCTGCGAAATGGCGATGAGCTTGCCCGAGGTCACCAGTACGAAAGTGCTGGCGCGCAACACGAAGCGGTACAGCGGCATTAGCAGCGCCTTCAGACGCTTGCGGCCGAAAACGTCCGTGTGGTGGGTGACGACGATCTTCGGACGTTTGCCGAGCATCAGCATCAGGGCCAGTCCGGCATTGGCGATGAAGTTGGGTGCGTGGAAATGCACCAGATCCGGATTGGACCGGGCGATCTGGACTATCATCGACAGGCTGATCGGCTGACTTTCGACATTGGCCAGCATGTTGAAGCGCCGGACGGTCACGCCATTGATCGTGTCCGTCCGGTTGCCTTTTTCGTGGTTAAAGCAATAAACCGTGACATCGTGGTGTTTAGCCAGCGCTTCACTGGTGTCGCGCGTGTTCACCTCGATGCCGCCCGAGAAGGGCGGATAGTATTTGCCTAGAACCAGAACCCTGGCCATTTACGTCTCCGCCTCTGTGACGCCGGAAAGGGGCCGGATTATTTATTATAGGCGCGGAACCAGTTCACAAACGCGGTGACGCCTTGCTTGACGTCGATGCTGGGCAGGAAGCCCGTCAGAGCCTGAAGCAGTTTCGGGCTGGCGTAGGTGCGCGGCACATCGCCCTTTTGCATCGGCAGCATGTTGCGCTGAAGCGGCGTTTCCAGCGCTTCCTCGATCGTGTCGATGAAGGGCAGGAGCCCCACCGGCTGACCGCCGCCGAGGTTGACGATGCGGAACGGCCCCAGCTTCGACAGGGTGTCGCGCGCCTTGTCTTCCGACACACGGTTGTCCTCGGACGGCACGACCGGGATCAGCTTCACGATGGCTTCGACCAGATCGTCGATATAGGTGAAGTCGCGCTCCTGCTGGCCCATCCCGTAGACGTCGATCGGCTCGTTCTTGCCCGCCGCGGCGACGAATTTGAACAGCGCCATGTCCGGACGGCCATAGGGGCCGTACACGGTGAAGAAGCGGAAGGCGGTCGTCGGGATTTTCCACAGGTGGGCGTAGGAGTGCGCCATGACTTCCATCGACTTCTTGGTCGCGGCATAAAGCGTCATCGGCTCATCGGTCTTGTCGGCTTCTTCGAACGGCACCTTTTCGTTGGCGCCATAGACCGAAGAGGTAGAGGCTAGCAGCAGGTGCTGCGGCTTGAGGATGCGGGCGATTTCGAGGATGTTGAACGAACCGACCAAGTTGGCGTTGACGTAGGTGCGCGGCTGTTCGAGCGAGTAGCGCACGCCGGCCTGAGCGGCGAGGTGCACGATCACGTCCGGCTGACAGGCTTCGGCGGCCGCGGTCAGCGCGTCCATGTCTTCGAGCATGGCCTGGGTGTGGGTATAGTTCGCTTCGGCTTTCAGAATATCGACGCGCGTGTGTTTCAGGCGCAGGTCGTAATATTCCGTCATGCCGTCATAGCCGTGGACGGTGTGGCCATCGGCCAACAGCCGGCGGGCCAGATGGAATCCGATGAAACCTGCCGTTCCGGTAATGAATACGTTCATTTTATCACTTTCATAAATCGCCGTCGGTTTCTACGGCAACGCGAATATAAACAGGGCGCCAGAGGCTGAAATAGGTTTCGGCAGACAGGGCCGTGCAAATTCCGGCGCGGGGATCTGAGCTATGCCCTCATTGTAGAGAGTTTATGCTGCGTTGCAATAATGATTCCACCCGTTTTGACACTCCAGGGTGGAAGAACGTGGGTATGTGGTTAAAAAAGCGCAATCAATACCTGAACTTGATGCCTGTCTGAAAGGGCAACCACTGAATGCGCGTGGCGTATAGCGCATTGGAAAGGGCCAGACCGGCCAGCAACAGGCATTCGGGGCCTTCATTGCTGGTGGCGAAGCTATAGGGAATGAGGGCGGCGAACAAGGCCAGTGCGGTGCCTTCGGCGCGTGTCGCTACTCGCGCCAGAAGGTAGTAGAGGATCAGGGCCAGCCCGCCGCAGATGGCGTATTGATAAAGCATGAAGTTGTCGACGGCGGCGGTCGTCGCAATATATTTGCCGCTGTAATAGGACGGGCTGCCGAAGGAACCGTAGCCGGCACCCCAGATATAGGCGCTGTCGCCGCCGATTTCGCCCATGCGCGCCATAGAGGACGGCCAGGTGAAATTGATGCGGTCCATGAAGCTGTTATAGGCGTAGTAGGGGCTGGCCTCGCGCGTGAAGCCGATGATCATCGGGATAAAACCTACGGCGAGCAGCGCCCAACTCAGGGTTTGCTGAACGCCGGCCTTCACGTCGAAACTGACCAGATTCTTGATGAAGTCGGGCAGGCGGGGCAGATTGCCGCAGATGAACACCAGCAGAATACAGAAATAGGTCGTCTTCGAGTCCGTCAGGAAGACGCCGTACAGGCAGGCCAGTACGATTAGCAGTTCGATCCAGATATTTTTCAGTCGCGTGCGGATCAGGGCGTAGAACATGACGAGCAGCGCCCCGGCCGACATACTGGCCACGGTGGCCCCGGCCTGACGCGACAGGGTGACGCGCGAGCCGTCACCGACGGCGTAGGTGGCCCACCATTGGCGCGAGACTTCGCGCTCGACACCGAACTGCACGAAACGGTCGCCGACCCACGGATAATCGATGAACTGATCGGCGATGAGGAAGGCCAGCGTCACCGCCAGAAGCGCGCACCACAGCCAGAAATAGCGCTTGGTCATTTCACGCAGCAGGAAGGGCGTGTTCAGACACAGAACCAGGGGCGCGATGATCTTGTAACCGGAGACGATAGACAGGAGATTGTTGCCGTTGGCGTAGCCGGTTATGGCGGGCAGGGCTAAGAGGACGAGCGACAGACCCAGCACCACGCGACGCAGCAGTTCCTTGGAGCGGATGGCGGCAAAGAAGCTGAGGGCAAGGGCCACGGACACCAGCGCGTCGGGGGCGAACCACAGGAAGCTGAGGTTCGTCTCGCTCAATCCGTAACGGATGATGCCGCCGAAGGTGTGGCGGATCAGCAATATGGCGATGACGGCCGCACCGACTTTCGCGATGAAGGGCGTGCGCTTTACGGTCTTGCTCTCGGACATGTCGGAGTCTTGTAATCTTTGAAATCGGGCGCGCAAAGCGGCGCGGAGAATAAAACGAACAGAATAGATATCGATAACGCCAATGCGGCCTTAGCTTACATCATACCTGTGCCTTGTCGTCAAACGAATGCAGACCGTGGATTGCCGGGTGTGTCGCACGGGTCTCATCCTTCGACCTTCGGCCGGGGGACGACGGGCTGGGTGGTTTGCAGACGCGCGATCAGTCGCTTGCCCAAGCGCGTGCCGGGTTTCTCGATCAGTCTGAACGTCAGCGCCGACAGGGCAATCGTTAC from the Asticcacaulis sp. AND118 genome contains:
- a CDS encoding lipopolysaccharide biosynthesis protein gives rise to the protein MLKSLLTPLTNMGLRGFGLVGRFALSFFLIKYLGTTQTGQFGLIVGVAGILPALYGFGMNYFLGREVIKSEISDAFAHIRDKFLIISSLLILTFVGALIFNFFHEISALGNLYIASLVIFLEVISFDMHIMLVNLRKPLLANVLVVIRSASWVFPFIGLSYFYPEFRTLDVLLNFWLAALLINFAMVWLFTRDWPWRSTLKRPIDFQWIKKTVQTSGLIYLSDLGLVVYSYFDRFFLAAKLGLAAAGVYTFFWTMANALLVLIGVAVVQVSLPTLVDAFSESKAAWRTKFRQLMTKAVLGSAVLSGLMYVGVLFIMPFLNNPELSHHPLIFPVMLFSVIVKIAADMTHFGLYSANKDKTLAIINISGIFVNTLLTFVFVSHFGLIGSALSMMGTAFYLLFSRGYFLLRNMNTPRIQT
- a CDS encoding acyltransferase — translated: MTSPASHNRYAFLDVCRALAAIAVMLQHAGEAAGLFGLKTTDFSHSVFSFGQMGVVLFFLISGYIIPKSLESAGNMKRFWVRRIFRIYPLYFFIMAVTIVISIVFQHKPAPEPLILLPHLVFVQSWIGFPNYVGGSWTLFIELLWYSLFATIFFLKINRNHFLVFYAPMAGIIALEVLSMALNIRFPFGRFCMIAACFMGLLWLRYNDGVVSRRFFFTTLAAYGATLLSAFYVGFELIPAARDDAFTFQGVIITWAVGIATFALAYWLRFESRILAYLGMISFSLYLVHSPVITVLHAFGVTGPLVLPAVFAITIPISVLTYKYVEEVFVNLSRKVS
- a CDS encoding glycosyltransferase family 4 protein, encoding MPNATPSNSVLFLSEVINCNDGIASYCQTLAAGLKDNGVKVHFVTGLIRSNETSEGKRKALENSVESLVVIPGLTKWPKPAHLKQIAEIIRRENIRTVNVHGLGMLLCGRLLSLMTGARVVATYHPSVLGDLNTVLKESQQKFNAGQQIYLNLFFPDYLVVMSEESLAYIRSHNLLFKDRVIKIMAGTDLSHFAPATPEQRAAARKKYNLKDDDFVCVLTARLAWVKGQDLLVDAVRRLRVSHPELSLKCLLVGSGGKEREQEIISMAHKSAEDHDSFRFLGFMSDVRETLWASDVFVLPSRIEGFPISVLEAMSSGLVPVRTPAGGASDQIQNGETGFIVPFEDPQALADALLKLTDAPLRKKMSERAIAYAQSAFRIDTMVTHMMDAFGMSRKA
- a CDS encoding NAD-dependent epimerase/dehydratase family protein, yielding MNVFITGTAGFIGFHLARRLLADGHTVHGYDGMTEYYDLRLKHTRVDILKAEANYTHTQAMLEDMDALTAAAEACQPDVIVHLAAQAGVRYSLEQPRTYVNANLVGSFNILEIARILKPQHLLLASTSSVYGANEKVPFEEADKTDEPMTLYAATKKSMEVMAHSYAHLWKIPTTAFRFFTVYGPYGRPDMALFKFVAAAGKNEPIDVYGMGQQERDFTYIDDLVEAIVKLIPVVPSEDNRVSEDKARDTLSKLGPFRIVNLGGGQPVGLLPFIDTIEEALETPLQRNMLPMQKGDVPRTYASPKLLQALTGFLPSIDVKQGVTAFVNWFRAYNK
- a CDS encoding serine acetyltransferase; the protein is MTVRAPDDRFAAKVKADLAMWEIAWKKKASPAMLVRLLLFEGGFQLTFLLRLVEAAGRVPVVGALLSLILLYWTNRFFACDFARRLTIGGGLFTPHPTGIVIGADVVIGRNVGIMHQVTIGRGRPGSHTSPRIEDGVYLSPGVKVIGELTVGAGSMVGANAVVNRDIPANSVAVGVPARVIKQNATPDARTLSTADPLPSERV
- a CDS encoding glycosyltransferase, with protein sequence MARVLVLGKYYPPFSGGIEVNTRDTSEALAKHHDVTVYCFNHEKGNRTDTINGVTVRRFNMLANVESQPISLSMIVQIARSNPDLVHFHAPNFIANAGLALMLMLGKRPKIVVTHHTDVFGRKRLKALLMPLYRFVLRASTFVLVTSGKLIAISQDLPKGPQYKVIPLGVNVERFVDPAPIRDSDATSKPVGFLSRHARYKGLSVLLKALSRLPGVPARIGGDGPYRVEGEALVNELSIQDRIEFLGDITSFDDKLAFYRSIGVFVFPSTEVTETFGISQLEAMLMGVPVIASDLKTGVTDIAIDEETALLIEPGNDAQLSEAITRLRTDQALRRRLIDNARQHVLTHFNNDVIIQQTVNVFEEALTGVKPAKPAPVPHAPTILPPMPSAKAGKLYINGRFLTQDLTGVQRYATEVVRALDALLAAAGPDAPACQLLAPKGADAGHLDLKAIQLVTGGALGGHAWEQSWLPTAARRGALVNLCNSGPVLHPRSLTVIHDAIIYRKPELFSANYRRLHQTLGRLLSRRSRLATVSEFSRRELSDVLNIDTDRLTVIPNGADHIRRVISDDAITARLGLERGGYFLFVGSPAPHKNLKTALKAFEQLADPVMKFVVVGAAKAKVFGDGDLAGGENVLFTGRLTDGEIAGLYRQAKAFVFPSLYEGFGIPPLEAMVHGCPVLASDIAPCREVCADAALFFSPADPNALTAAMQCILAEPQTAAALSQAGPKRADYYSWRQSAQMLLDRLYRGDLLQGTLPKDRIAE